A window of Herpetosiphonaceae bacterium genomic DNA:
GGAATACACGACTGGATGGTGTGCAAGATCGCGTCGCGAGCGCCGGCATCGCCCAGCAACATCGAGGCCGGAAGGTAGCGGTCGAACCAGCTCGTCTGCTGGTTGACGCGAATGTCGGCAACACAGCCTTTCGCGCTCAACTGCTGGTACGCGCGCAGGCGCTGGAAGCGGCCTCGATGGAAGAACATCCCGCCGTACAGTTCGCGATCCGGGTTAATCGGCACCGGCGTGAGGGCGGCAAGATCGCCCGGCTCGAAGGATGGCTGTGGCTGTGGCAACGTTCCAGGCACGGCGACATAGCATCGCGCTGCGAAGTGATCGACCTGGAAGGCCGTTTCTTCGCTACGAATCGCTACGTCAATCAGACCGGGCTGCCGTACCAACGCCGCGATCCTGATCCTGGATGCTCCCTGCGCCGGAATCACAATCGGTCGATCCAGGCGAATCTGCTCAAAGACCGGCGGAGCGCTCGATTCGGTGAGCACCGCAGCGACCTGGGCCATCGCTTCCAGACCAACCACCGCAGGCACCAGGCGCTCACCACGGAACACGTGATCGTCCAGATACGGATCGCTCTGGCGCGAAAGTGTCACGTCAACCACCAGCTCGACGCCAGCAACCGCCACCTTCGGATCTTCAAGGAAGCGCAGGAAGGGTAGCTCCGGCTGCTCGGCCTGCAACGTTGGGATCGCACCAAAACGGCCAGTCACGACAACCGCTACGGTCGGCAGCGGCTGGGCCAGCAACCGGCGGAACAGATCCAGGCCCTGGTCCGGGGGAATCGGCGTAATGCCTTCACGGCGCAGCGCAGCGACGCGACCGAGTCGCTCGCCCATGCCGATGCTCGACCAGACCGACCACTCGATCGCGACACAGCGACAGGCCGGATGCTCCGCCGCGAAGCGCTCGGTCATGCGGACCAAGCGGTCGTTCGCCAGCGCGTAATCGGCCTCGCCGCGCAGCCCCGTGCGGGCAATGATCGAGCCAAACGTTACCAGCAGACGCAGCTGATCGGGATCGATCGCCGCCAGCAGATTGGCGAAACCGTCCACCTTCGGCGCGAAGGTCTTGCGGATCGCGGCCTCGTCGAGCTGGCCGAGCAACTGCGGCTCGTTCCTCGCAGCGCCGTGGATGATTGCCGTGATCGGACCCAGCGCGGCCTCGGCCTCCTGGATCGCTAGCTTGACTGCGGCGGCATCGGAAATATCGACCGCCTGGTAGCGCACCTGGAGCCGCGCAGCCTGCATCCGCTCCAGATTCTCCGCCAGCTCACGATCGTTTTCCGGCAGCGAGCGGCCAAGCAGCACCAGCTTCGCGCCGGTTTCCTGGGCCAGCGTCAGCGCGCACTCGGCGGTAATACCTTTACCGCCGCCGGTCACTAGCAGCACATCGCTGGGATCGAGCGGCAGATCATCGGCTTCCGACGCAAGCGGCAGCAGCCGGAGCAGAGGCTCGCGACGTGTGCCATCAGCATCGTAGTGGGCTTCGACGTAGCCACGGGCCGCCAGCGCCTCGCCCACAATCCAGGCCGTCGCCTCGGGATGATCCAGCGGCACATCCACCACGCAGGTATCGATCGCCGGTGCTTCGAGATGGGCTGTACGCGCCAGTGGCGCGCCGCCGCCGCCATGCTGCACCACCACAAAGGTGCCGGATCGCCGGTTCAGCGCCATCTGCGCACCACTCAGCAGCAATCCAAGCTGCTGTACATCAGGATCGGGCGGCAAGCAGACGACGACACCCTGGCCCTGATTGCTCTCGGCAAACGCGCGATTGAGCGACTCGGTCAGGGGATACCCGCTCGGCGCAAGGATCGTCCAGATTCCCTGGCTAGCGGCTGGCGCAGAACGTCGCGCTCGCTCGACCAGCGACACCTGGAACGGTCGAATCCACAGATCAACGCCGACAGGCAGCGGATCACTTGGCTCCGCAACCTCCCTGCCGGTTTGGAGGAGATCCTCCAGTGTTTGGGCCACCTGTCCGACCGTCGCGTTGGCGTAGTCGGTCGGCGTAACGAGGCTTTGAATGCCGAGCATACGCGCGGCCTCGACCACAATCTGCCCGACTGAGATCGAGTTCAGGTGCAGATCGTTGAGCAGGTTATCTTCTGGCCGAACAGCGTCAGGCGGCAACTCGGCGCGCTGCGCGATCAACTGGCGCAACACATGCAGCACCGAATCCTCGTTTGCGGCGATCGGCTCGACGGTCGGCTCAGCCGACGCCACCTCGATCGGCGTGACATCGACCGGCGGCAGGAGTGGCAGTGCCAGCACCTCGTCGATCTGCGGCGCAAGCTCGCACGGGCTGACGAAGAATCGCGGCTGGTACTGAAGATCGAACGGACGCGTCAGCCGATCGGCAAACAGCTCACGAACTCGAACCGGCGCGCCCTTGACGAAGGCGGCACCGACCGCGCGGAGCAGACCAAGCAGCGATGACCCACCGGCGTCGATCGCGACAGCAGGAACATCCAGCACAGGTTTGACCAACTGGCTCAAAATCTGGCCCGGCCCCACTTCGATCAACAGATCGGCCATCGATCCTGCAATCGTGCTGGCTTCCATGAAGCGCACCGGCTGCGTGACCTGACGATACAGCAGATCGCAGAGGTCGGTGTCGCTGGCGAGCGGCTGACCCGTAACGGTCGAGATGACCTTGCGCTTGAGCGGGTGCAGCGTTTGTGTCGCCAGGTAGGTTTTCAGCGGACTGGCCGCCGCCTCAACCAGCGGCGAGTGGAAGGCATGCGAAACCGGCAGCAGCGTTGCGTTGAGCTGCTGGCTGCGCGCGCGCTCGATCACCTTGGTCACAGCCTGCGCCTCGCCGGCGATCACGGTCTGCGTCGGCGAGTTCAGCCCGGCGATCACCACTGGCGTACCGTCGATCAACTGCTGGACGACCTCCTTACCGGCGCTGAGACTTGCCATCGCGCCAGTAGGAGAGCCCAACTGCGCCATCGCCTTGCCGCGCACGGTCGCTACCCGCAGCAGCGCTGGAATGTCGAGCGCGCCGGCCCAGTACAGCGCCGTCAACTCGCCGAGGCTGTGCCCGACGGCGCTCTGCGCCGTAATATCCAGATGGTGCAGCACCCGCAGCGCCGCGATCGAGGAGCGCACAATCGCGGGCTGCGCGACTGCGGTGTTGACGGTATCGCCTCCGGCTGGCAGCGCCGCGTGTGCATACAAATCTTCGACGATCGTGAACCGCCGCCGCAGCGCGCCGCCATCCAGGTACGAGGGCGAGCCCTGGCCGGGGAACAGAAAGCCGATCCGTGGCGGTCGTGTGGGCGCGTCCAGGAACACGTAGCCGTCATCATCCCAGGCGCTGGTGCGCTCTTCGGCGAGCCAGGAGTTGAGGGTTTCCAGGCGGTCGGTCAGCTCAGCCGGCGTGGACGCGATCACAACTGCGCGGATCGTTCCCAGCTTGAGCGATCGGGCCAGCTCGGCGGCGAGATCGCTCAGCTCGGCAAACGCGATCTGGGGTGCTCGCTGAAGCACTGCCTCGATCTGACTCTGCAAGGTCAGGCGGTCGGAGGCGCTGAAGAAGAAGATCTCTCCATCCTGGGGCGTTGACAGCGCCAGCCGCTCGGCGGTCGTGAGCGATGTTCGGCGCTCGATTGCGCTACCGCCGAGCACGATATGCGCGTTGATTCCGCCAAAGCCCATCGAGCTAACGCCGGCGCGGAGTGGCTGATCCTGCGGCCAGAGCTGGCCGCTGCTGCCAACACGTAATGCGGGAGCGT
This region includes:
- a CDS encoding type I polyketide synthase, with protein sequence MTNNLAIVGMACRYPDAASPQELWENVLSQRRAFRLMPSERLNPADYWSADRAAPDRTYGQHAAVIEGYDFDRLKFRVVGSTFRSADLAHWLALDIASQALTDAGFPDGVGLPRTETGVLLGNTLTGEFSRANVMRLRWPYVQRVMDAGLREAGWTAEQRQIFLSRLEQLYKTPFPPIGEETLAGGLANTIAGRICNYFDLHGGGYTVDGACSSSLLAVSSACSALVAGDLDVAITGGVDLSLDPFELIGFAKTGALATDLMRVYDARSAGFWPGEGCGIIVLMREDDAIAQGRRIYATIEGWGISSDGSGGITRPEVEGQLLAIRRAYRRAKIGIENVAYFEGHGTGTAVGDATELRALSQARRDAGASVPAVIGSVKANIGHTKAAAGIAGLIKAAMALYTQIVPPTTGSQTPHPELTGDAPALRVGSSGQLWPQDQPLRAGVSSMGFGGINAHIVLGGSAIERRTSLTTAERLALSTPQDGEIFFFSASDRLTLQSQIEAVLQRAPQIAFAELSDLAAELARSLKLGTIRAVVIASTPAELTDRLETLNSWLAEERTSAWDDDGYVFLDAPTRPPRIGFLFPGQGSPSYLDGGALRRRFTIVEDLYAHAALPAGGDTVNTAVAQPAIVRSSIAALRVLHHLDITAQSAVGHSLGELTALYWAGALDIPALLRVATVRGKAMAQLGSPTGAMASLSAGKEVVQQLIDGTPVVIAGLNSPTQTVIAGEAQAVTKVIERARSQQLNATLLPVSHAFHSPLVEAAASPLKTYLATQTLHPLKRKVISTVTGQPLASDTDLCDLLYRQVTQPVRFMEASTIAGSMADLLIEVGPGQILSQLVKPVLDVPAVAIDAGGSSLLGLLRAVGAAFVKGAPVRVRELFADRLTRPFDLQYQPRFFVSPCELAPQIDEVLALPLLPPVDVTPIEVASAEPTVEPIAANEDSVLHVLRQLIAQRAELPPDAVRPEDNLLNDLHLNSISVGQIVVEAARMLGIQSLVTPTDYANATVGQVAQTLEDLLQTGREVAEPSDPLPVGVDLWIRPFQVSLVERARRSAPAASQGIWTILAPSGYPLTESLNRAFAESNQGQGVVVCLPPDPDVQQLGLLLSGAQMALNRRSGTFVVVQHGGGGAPLARTAHLEAPAIDTCVVDVPLDHPEATAWIVGEALAARGYVEAHYDADGTRREPLLRLLPLASEADDLPLDPSDVLLVTGGGKGITAECALTLAQETGAKLVLLGRSLPENDRELAENLERMQAARLQVRYQAVDISDAAAVKLAIQEAEAALGPITAIIHGAARNEPQLLGQLDEAAIRKTFAPKVDGFANLLAAIDPDQLRLLVTFGSIIARTGLRGEADYALANDRLVRMTERFAAEHPACRCVAIEWSVWSSIGMGERLGRVAALRREGITPIPPDQGLDLFRRLLAQPLPTVAVVVTGRFGAIPTLQAEQPELPFLRFLEDPKVAVAGVELVVDVTLSRQSDPYLDDHVFRGERLVPAVVGLEAMAQVAAVLTESSAPPVFEQIRLDRPIVIPAQGASRIRIAALVRQPGLIDVAIRSEETAFQVDHFAARCYVAVPGTLPQPQPSFEPGDLAALTPVPINPDRELYGGMFFHRGRFQRLRAYQQLSAKGCVADIRVNQQTSWFDRYLPASMLLGDAGARDAILHTIQSCIPHARILPVGVDRLEIHDVKPDTTWISTARERFRDGMTFTYDVEVRTPDGALRERWVGLRLRIVEDVQFAQGWPAALLGPYVERSLESLIQQPPPIVGLEHDATSDRQQRAEHVVQRIVGRLSTIYHRPDGKPVLSDGPSISLAHSEPLTLAVVGEGTIACDLESVRQRDPEAWQSLLGLERTALLQQLIRTTGEDLSIAATRLWAAGECLIKAGLPVETPLRYSTHLPDGWVLFTAETLVIATLATRLQDQEAPLVLAILSDPSYLPDRELHLGNGIAALTA